One genomic region from Sphingobacterium sp. UGAL515B_05 encodes:
- a CDS encoding LD-carboxypeptidase, with protein MEKRAFLKSIALSLLSIPVLGMGQPTGDRDEFYGQAALLATRLKLGDTIGLITPAGVLDDEESISIAREIFETLGFKVKEGKHIRSRYGNLAGTDQERIADIHDMFADKTVKAIVCIRGGSGTSRLLDRLDYRLIANNPKILLGYSDITALILALYAKTGLITFHGAVGISTWTKKLAEAFNAQFVANQPAIFENPKSKGDSIVQTKDRIATIHPGIVDGVLLGGNMTVLTGLCGSPYLPDFKDKILFLEEVDEDMERVDRMFCQLKNAGVLGAIKGFIFGKCTNCKPSGGYGSVTLDQLFNDYIKPLKIPAYTGAVVGHIAEQFILPVGAKVRVDASQGTIALMEPALKD; from the coding sequence ATGGAAAAAAGAGCCTTTCTAAAATCGATTGCTTTAAGCCTGTTGTCTATTCCTGTACTTGGAATGGGGCAGCCAACCGGAGATAGAGACGAATTTTACGGTCAGGCTGCTTTGCTTGCAACGAGGTTAAAATTAGGGGATACCATAGGTTTAATAACGCCTGCTGGTGTATTGGATGATGAAGAGTCGATTAGCATTGCACGTGAGATATTTGAGACACTGGGTTTTAAAGTAAAAGAAGGTAAACATATACGCAGCCGCTACGGTAATTTGGCCGGTACAGATCAGGAGCGTATAGCAGACATTCATGATATGTTTGCAGACAAGACCGTCAAAGCGATTGTTTGCATCAGAGGAGGTTCGGGTACATCACGTCTTTTAGATCGATTAGATTACAGACTGATCGCCAATAACCCCAAAATTTTATTGGGATATTCAGATATAACAGCATTAATTTTGGCATTATATGCCAAGACAGGACTTATAACGTTTCATGGTGCAGTGGGTATCAGTACCTGGACTAAGAAACTTGCAGAGGCTTTCAATGCTCAGTTTGTAGCCAATCAGCCAGCAATATTTGAAAACCCCAAGTCTAAAGGTGATAGCATTGTGCAGACCAAAGACCGAATTGCCACTATTCATCCGGGTATAGTAGATGGGGTATTGCTGGGTGGAAATATGACCGTGTTGACCGGCTTATGTGGTTCACCTTATCTGCCAGATTTTAAAGATAAAATTCTTTTTCTCGAAGAGGTCGACGAAGATATGGAACGTGTTGACCGCATGTTCTGTCAATTGAAAAATGCTGGTGTACTGGGTGCGATTAAGGGTTTTATTTTTGGCAAGTGCACCAATTGTAAACCATCTGGTGGCTATGGATCCGTAACACTTGACCAACTGTTCAATGATTATATCAAACCGTTAAAAATACCCGCTTATACAGGGGCTGTCGTTGGTCATATTGCCGAACAGTTTATTTTGCCCGTAGGAGCAAAAGTCCGCGTAGATGCTTCGCAAGGAACGATTGCTTTAATGGAGCCAGCATTAAAAGATTAA
- a CDS encoding dihydroorotase → MSSILIKSAQLVNEGKVEVADVYISNGRIEMIAQEINHPADQEINAEGLHLLPGLIDDQVHFREPGLTYKADIWHESRAAVAGGTTSFMEMPNTVPNTLTQQLLQDKYDIAAKNALANYSFFMGAANDNLEEVLKTNPRNVCGIKVFMGSSTGNMLVDNEKALEGIFANAPTLVATHCEDEATIKANLALFKEKYGEDGLKIEMHPLIRSEEACYLSSSKAVELAKKHHTRLHILHISTAKEIALFTNDIPLKDKKITAEACIHHLWFSDQDYASKGNFIKWNPAVKTVNDRDQILKAVLDGHIDVIATDHAPHTIEEKSQPYVSAPSGGPLVQHALQALLDMVKAGKMTLEQLVQKSAHNTATLFQIEDRGYIREGYWADLVLVDLNKPYTVSKANILSKCGWSPFEGHTFSSTIEHTLVSGKLAFSNGQLIEKGAGERLLFNR, encoded by the coding sequence ATGTCATCTATTCTTATAAAATCTGCGCAACTTGTCAATGAAGGTAAAGTTGAGGTTGCTGACGTATATATCAGCAATGGTCGAATCGAAATGATTGCTCAGGAAATTAATCATCCTGCTGATCAGGAAATAAATGCTGAGGGGCTACACTTGCTTCCAGGACTTATTGATGACCAGGTTCACTTTAGAGAACCCGGTTTAACCTATAAAGCGGATATATGGCATGAGAGTCGCGCCGCAGTGGCCGGTGGGACAACCTCTTTCATGGAAATGCCTAACACTGTTCCTAATACGTTGACCCAGCAATTGCTTCAAGATAAATATGATATTGCGGCAAAAAATGCGCTAGCCAATTATTCATTCTTTATGGGGGCAGCAAATGATAATCTTGAGGAGGTACTTAAAACTAATCCAAGAAATGTCTGTGGTATAAAAGTTTTTATGGGCTCCTCTACTGGCAATATGTTGGTTGATAATGAAAAAGCGTTGGAAGGTATCTTTGCAAATGCTCCGACTTTGGTGGCTACGCATTGTGAAGATGAGGCAACGATAAAGGCGAATCTGGCCCTATTTAAGGAAAAATATGGTGAGGATGGATTAAAAATTGAGATGCATCCCTTGATTCGTTCTGAAGAAGCTTGCTATTTATCCTCGTCAAAAGCTGTCGAACTGGCAAAAAAACACCATACACGCCTGCATATCCTTCATATCTCAACCGCCAAAGAAATTGCATTATTTACTAATGATATTCCACTAAAGGATAAAAAAATAACGGCTGAAGCCTGTATTCATCACCTTTGGTTTTCTGATCAGGATTATGCCTCAAAAGGTAATTTTATCAAGTGGAATCCAGCCGTAAAAACGGTGAATGATCGCGATCAGATTTTAAAAGCTGTTCTGGATGGACATATCGATGTGATAGCGACAGATCACGCTCCGCATACAATTGAGGAGAAATCTCAGCCCTATGTTTCAGCACCAAGCGGAGGACCTCTTGTACAGCATGCGTTGCAAGCCTTGTTAGATATGGTCAAAGCAGGAAAAATGACCCTGGAACAATTAGTGCAAAAATCTGCGCACAATACGGCTACATTGTTTCAAATCGAAGATAGAGGATACATTCGTGAGGGATATTGGGCGGATCTTGTGTTGGTCGATCTGAATAAACCTTATACAGTATCGAAAGCGAATATCCTGTCGAAATGCGGCTGGTCACCATTTGAGGGACACACGTTTAGTTCAACGATTGAACATACTCTCGTATCAGGTAAACTTGCTTTCTCCAATGGACAACTTATTGAGAAAGGTGCTGGTGAACGTCTGTTGTTTAACCGATAG
- a CDS encoding response regulator transcription factor yields MSSSKQKILIVDDEKDILDLIAFNLNREGYQVSTAQNGEEAINVAKQVNPDLIILDVMMPKMDGIEACRIMRAMPEFKSTFMVFLTARSEEYSEIAGFHVGADDYIAKPIKPRALMSRINAILRRNASEESDASVQDKIEIADLVIDRDSFLVYKGEQKIVLAKKEFELLYLLASKPNKVFTREQILKSIWEDSVVVTNRTIDVHIRKLREKIGDDYVTTVKGVGYKFDKE; encoded by the coding sequence ATGAGTTCTTCGAAACAAAAGATTTTAATTGTTGATGACGAAAAGGATATCTTGGATTTAATTGCATTCAACTTAAATCGTGAAGGTTATCAGGTCTCTACAGCGCAAAATGGGGAAGAGGCAATCAACGTTGCTAAACAAGTAAATCCTGATCTTATCATCTTGGATGTGATGATGCCAAAGATGGATGGAATTGAAGCTTGTCGTATCATGCGCGCAATGCCTGAATTCAAAAGTACGTTCATGGTATTTTTGACTGCTAGAAGCGAAGAGTATTCGGAGATCGCAGGATTTCATGTCGGTGCAGACGATTATATTGCAAAGCCAATTAAGCCGCGTGCTTTAATGAGCCGCATCAATGCTATCTTAAGAAGAAATGCTTCCGAAGAGTCAGATGCCTCTGTTCAGGATAAAATTGAAATTGCCGACTTGGTCATTGATCGAGATTCTTTCTTAGTTTACAAAGGGGAACAAAAGATTGTTCTTGCAAAGAAAGAGTTTGAGTTATTGTATTTATTGGCATCAAAACCAAATAAGGTGTTTACACGCGAACAGATCTTAAAGAGTATTTGGGAAGATTCTGTTGTGGTAACCAATCGTACAATTGACGTCCATATCCGTAAGCTGCGCGAAAAGATAGGTGACGACTATGTAACCACCGTAAAGGGCGTAGGATACAAATTCGATAAAGAATAA
- a CDS encoding TlpA disulfide reductase family protein: MKKAVFLAVGIVGLMMGCQNKEQFTIAGNVENPGNIKVISLYEGDTKLDSMFFGDNNKFQFVRPASQSRLLSLRVGKNRYDLIASPGETITFKTDLHKDVNDYQVDGSELSKTIQPFAKERNYRDYLQDSLQTVFSKLTANSTAAEIEKIRAEYKAKFAEELRTYTKKAVDFSNKHNDLAGFYAISTLDPEVAENEIITYADKIKNEFTENRYVTQFKEETQKLKKMAIGQPAPELTSFTPSNKEVKLSSFKGKYTLVDFWASWCMPCRQENPNLVRLYNTYHGKGFDILSVSFDDNPGSWMRAIEDDKLTWTHVSDLKAWSSPVVIDFRVKALPTSYVLDPNGIIIAKNLRGEELEAFLKKTIK, translated from the coding sequence ATGAAAAAGGCAGTTTTTTTAGCAGTAGGGATCGTTGGTTTGATGATGGGTTGCCAAAATAAAGAACAGTTTACCATCGCTGGAAATGTCGAAAATCCTGGCAATATCAAAGTTATTTCATTGTATGAAGGCGATACGAAGCTGGATTCTATGTTCTTTGGCGATAATAACAAATTTCAGTTCGTACGACCTGCTAGCCAGTCCAGATTGTTGTCCTTGCGTGTCGGTAAAAATCGGTATGATTTAATTGCTTCTCCGGGGGAAACGATTACATTTAAGACAGATTTGCATAAAGATGTAAATGATTACCAGGTTGATGGTTCTGAATTGTCAAAGACTATACAGCCTTTTGCCAAAGAGCGAAATTATCGCGACTATCTACAGGATTCATTGCAGACGGTGTTTTCAAAGCTAACGGCCAATTCGACAGCAGCTGAGATCGAAAAGATTCGTGCTGAATATAAAGCAAAGTTTGCAGAAGAATTGCGTACATATACAAAAAAAGCAGTCGATTTCTCAAATAAGCACAATGATCTTGCAGGTTTTTATGCAATCTCGACCTTAGATCCTGAAGTGGCCGAAAATGAAATCATTACCTATGCAGATAAAATAAAAAATGAATTTACGGAGAACAGATACGTGACACAGTTTAAAGAGGAGACCCAAAAACTGAAAAAAATGGCAATTGGGCAACCTGCTCCTGAGTTGACTTCGTTTACACCATCAAACAAAGAAGTTAAATTATCGAGTTTTAAAGGGAAATATACTTTGGTGGATTTTTGGGCTTCATGGTGTATGCCCTGTCGCCAGGAAAATCCTAATCTCGTTAGGTTGTACAATACCTATCATGGTAAAGGCTTTGACATACTCTCCGTTTCATTTGATGATAATCCTGGTTCCTGGATGCGTGCTATCGAAGATGACAAGTTAACTTGGACACATGTGTCAGATTTGAAGGCTTGGAGCTCACCGGTTGTCATTGATTTCCGTGTGAAAGCGTTGCCTACCTCATATGTTCTCGATCCGAACGGAATTATTATAGCAAAGAACTTGCGTGGAGAGGAGCTGGAGGCATTTTTGAAGAAAACAATTAAGTAA
- the alaS gene encoding alanine--tRNA ligase, with amino-acid sequence MTSREIRQAFLDFFQSKGHQIVPSAPVVVKNDPTLMFTNAGMNQFKDLFLGEAPIKFPRVADTQRCLRVSGKHNDLEEVGIDTYHHTLFEMLGNWSFGDYFKKEAIAWAWELLTEVYKLDKDRLYVTIFEGDAKEGLERDMEAFDFWKEWIGEDRILLGNKKDNFWEMGETGPCGPCSEIHFDMRSTEERVQTSGQSLVNADHPQVIEIWNLVFMQFNRLKDGSLQSLPAKHVDTGMGFERLVRCIQGKTSNYDTDVFTPTIDFIAEKSGIKYGIDEKSDIAMRVVSDHIRAVSFAISDGQLPSNNKAGYVIRRILRRAVRYAYTFLGFKAPFINELVPVLAAQFAGVFDELIQQQDFVQKVILEEEVSFLRTLSTGVQRFENYVEDHTVINGDFAFELYDTYGFPIDLTELLAREKGLTVDMEGFNQALQIQKDRSRAATAIDTGDWVVVNDEEGFEFVGYDTLTAVTEVIKYRKVVAKNKEQFQLVLSVSPFYAEGGGQVGDSGELVSEETGEKIYITDTKKENGLFVHFTNKLPLELKGTFVAQVDKTKRIDTENNHSATHLLHAALKQVLGSHVNQKGSLVNADILRFDISHFAKMTEEEIKQVEDIVNAKIRENIPLKEERNVPYQQALDSGVTALFGEKYGDFVRVITFEDQYSKELCGGTHVSATGQIGFFKIVSESAVAAGVRRIEAITGTRSAAVIREHFELVHHLKELMNNPKDFVSALGKIIDENGALKKEVEKSITEKSLALKSDLEAKIQQVGEINFLSTIVDLPSAEAVKTLAYAVKGAVNNLFLVIGAEFDGKPSLTVVISDELAKEKGLNASNIVRDLAKDIQGGGGGQPFFATAGGKNAAGLKGAIERAIDFLK; translated from the coding sequence ATGACAAGTAGAGAAATTCGTCAAGCCTTTCTGGACTTTTTTCAAAGTAAAGGGCATCAGATAGTACCTTCAGCACCAGTAGTTGTAAAAAATGACCCAACATTAATGTTTACCAATGCGGGGATGAATCAATTCAAAGATTTGTTTCTTGGTGAAGCACCCATCAAATTTCCGCGTGTTGCCGATACGCAACGTTGTTTGCGTGTTTCCGGAAAGCACAATGATTTGGAAGAAGTAGGGATCGATACCTACCACCATACGTTGTTTGAGATGTTGGGAAATTGGAGCTTTGGTGATTACTTTAAGAAAGAAGCTATTGCTTGGGCTTGGGAGCTGTTGACAGAAGTATATAAATTAGACAAAGATCGTTTATACGTCACTATTTTTGAGGGGGATGCAAAGGAAGGCTTAGAACGTGATATGGAAGCTTTCGATTTCTGGAAAGAATGGATTGGTGAAGATAGAATTCTCCTGGGTAACAAAAAAGATAATTTCTGGGAAATGGGCGAGACAGGACCTTGTGGACCTTGTTCCGAAATCCATTTTGATATGCGTAGTACAGAAGAGCGCGTACAGACTTCAGGGCAGAGTTTGGTCAACGCAGACCACCCGCAAGTAATTGAGATCTGGAACCTTGTCTTCATGCAATTTAATCGATTGAAAGATGGTTCACTTCAGTCGCTACCAGCTAAACATGTGGATACGGGAATGGGCTTTGAGCGTTTGGTGCGATGTATACAGGGTAAGACTTCCAATTATGATACAGATGTATTTACGCCTACCATTGATTTTATTGCTGAGAAATCAGGTATAAAATATGGTATAGATGAAAAGTCTGATATTGCCATGCGGGTAGTGTCTGATCATATTCGTGCGGTTAGTTTTGCAATTTCCGATGGTCAACTGCCATCCAACAATAAAGCTGGCTACGTGATCCGTCGTATTTTACGTCGTGCAGTACGCTATGCGTATACATTTTTAGGCTTTAAGGCTCCTTTTATCAATGAACTTGTACCTGTATTGGCAGCTCAGTTCGCCGGAGTATTTGACGAATTGATCCAGCAGCAGGATTTTGTGCAGAAAGTGATTTTAGAGGAGGAAGTTTCATTCTTAAGAACCTTATCTACGGGCGTCCAACGTTTTGAAAATTACGTGGAGGACCATACCGTAATCAATGGAGATTTTGCTTTCGAGTTATACGATACGTATGGATTCCCGATCGATTTGACGGAATTGCTAGCGCGCGAAAAAGGTTTAACGGTTGATATGGAAGGTTTCAACCAGGCACTTCAAATTCAGAAAGACCGTTCTCGTGCTGCCACTGCTATAGATACGGGTGATTGGGTTGTTGTAAATGATGAAGAAGGATTTGAATTTGTAGGCTATGATACGTTAACTGCCGTTACTGAGGTTATTAAATACCGTAAAGTTGTTGCGAAAAATAAAGAGCAATTCCAATTGGTGCTTTCTGTTAGTCCTTTTTATGCCGAAGGTGGTGGTCAGGTAGGCGACTCGGGAGAATTGGTTTCCGAAGAAACTGGAGAAAAGATTTATATCACAGATACGAAAAAGGAAAACGGTCTATTTGTACATTTTACAAACAAATTGCCGCTGGAATTAAAAGGAACATTTGTTGCACAGGTCGATAAAACCAAAAGAATCGATACTGAAAACAATCACTCCGCAACCCATTTGTTGCATGCTGCCCTTAAGCAGGTGTTGGGAAGTCACGTGAATCAAAAGGGATCGTTGGTCAACGCTGATATTTTGCGCTTTGATATCTCTCATTTTGCAAAAATGACAGAAGAGGAGATCAAACAGGTGGAAGATATTGTGAATGCCAAAATTCGTGAAAATATTCCATTGAAGGAGGAACGAAATGTCCCTTATCAACAAGCATTGGATTCGGGCGTAACAGCACTATTTGGTGAGAAGTATGGTGATTTTGTTCGTGTAATCACCTTCGAAGATCAATATTCTAAAGAATTGTGTGGTGGTACACATGTCAGTGCAACCGGTCAAATAGGGTTTTTCAAAATCGTTTCGGAATCTGCTGTAGCAGCTGGTGTACGTCGTATAGAAGCAATTACTGGAACTCGCTCTGCAGCTGTTATCCGTGAGCATTTCGAATTGGTTCACCACCTGAAAGAGCTCATGAATAATCCGAAAGATTTTGTTTCTGCACTGGGTAAAATCATCGATGAGAATGGCGCTTTGAAAAAAGAAGTAGAGAAAAGTATTACGGAAAAATCCTTAGCGTTAAAGTCGGATCTGGAAGCAAAGATCCAACAGGTTGGCGAAATTAATTTCTTGTCCACAATCGTCGATCTACCGAGTGCAGAGGCGGTGAAAACCTTGGCTTATGCGGTAAAGGGGGCTGTTAATAACTTGTTTCTGGTTATCGGCGCTGAATTTGATGGTAAGCCAAGTTTAACAGTCGTCATATCAGACGAATTGGCCAAAGAAAAAGGGTTGAACGCAAGTAATATTGTGCGTGATTTGGCTAAGGATATCCAAGGTGGTGGCGGTGGTCAGCCATTCTTCGCAACAGCTGGAGGCAAGAACGCCGCCGGATTAAAAGGTGCCATTGAGCGAGCAATAGATTTCTTGAAATAA
- a CDS encoding universal stress protein, with protein sequence MKKNILLPVDFSAHSNNAVNYAVDLALEKGYSLHLYHNYTSASAVFEDENGRNETNSPTFKADILIKNLAESIKLQHPALEITTQCERGMITETLPELATPDRFDFVIMGTKGITNDDSQLIGSTTYVISKKAKIPVLAIPTEASFTPIDKVGLLSNFKEEEVQTVQDFVNIIGKDFELKLMHVHYDHSSENRIEDKLEVWKYKIKKYIGVTNIAIEVDSIQGDIEDLDTVPEVINEMIHEEKINILLVTRSRKSFFERVFTRSVAKALFSHPLVPIFFTKA encoded by the coding sequence ATGAAAAAAAACATTCTACTACCGGTAGATTTTTCGGCTCATTCTAATAATGCTGTAAATTACGCTGTGGACCTTGCTCTCGAAAAGGGGTATTCACTCCATCTTTACCACAATTATACCTCGGCTTCCGCTGTATTTGAAGACGAAAATGGCCGTAATGAGACTAATTCTCCAACATTCAAAGCTGATATCCTTATTAAAAATCTGGCAGAATCCATAAAATTACAACATCCTGCACTTGAAATAACCACCCAATGTGAGCGTGGTATGATTACAGAAACACTACCGGAACTTGCCACTCCTGATCGATTTGATTTTGTTATCATGGGGACTAAAGGCATCACCAATGACGATAGCCAACTCATTGGTAGCACGACCTATGTCATTAGCAAAAAAGCTAAAATACCTGTCTTAGCCATCCCAACAGAAGCGTCCTTTACACCTATTGACAAAGTTGGCTTACTGTCTAATTTTAAAGAAGAAGAGGTACAGACCGTACAAGATTTTGTCAACATCATCGGCAAAGACTTTGAACTAAAACTTATGCATGTTCACTACGATCATTCATCAGAAAACAGAATCGAAGACAAGCTTGAAGTATGGAAATATAAGATCAAAAAATATATTGGTGTGACCAATATTGCTATTGAAGTGGATTCAATACAAGGTGACATTGAGGACTTAGATACGGTCCCGGAAGTGATTAATGAGATGATCCATGAGGAAAAGATCAACATATTATTGGTGACACGATCGAGGAAATCGTTCTTTGAACGTGTTTTTACGCGTTCCGTTGCAAAAGCATTATTTAGTCACCCCTTAGTTCCAATATTTTTTACTAAAGCATAA
- a CDS encoding universal stress protein: MSKLLIPVDYSENARVAAFYAAQIATTTNDEITLFHSFTSHINKFANAKHLVDPTEGEARLQMEKLVAELLQEYPSLKISTLFANGILAETLDKQEIKEVYQTVIMGTKGVTGLESVLIGSNTYDVIKESKIPVLAIPKNAIKFKNDNIALLTNFKPGELEVLKQAIPLYGKNFHLQLIHINKNELEINILGEKLENWIEQIIAETGIEDISYIIKSPSYFAGSRENIANGIHTIIRDEDIDVILITKSRKTFFQNIFTENIVKHLAFEIEVPNFFGRVE, encoded by the coding sequence ATGTCTAAACTATTAATACCAGTAGATTATTCCGAAAACGCACGAGTTGCCGCATTTTATGCAGCTCAAATTGCAACGACAACAAATGATGAGATTACACTCTTTCATTCGTTCACTTCGCATATCAACAAATTTGCAAATGCGAAGCATTTAGTAGACCCAACCGAGGGAGAAGCTCGCCTTCAGATGGAAAAACTTGTAGCCGAACTTCTACAGGAATATCCTTCGCTTAAAATTTCTACCTTATTTGCCAACGGTATTTTGGCTGAAACACTGGATAAGCAAGAGATAAAAGAGGTCTATCAAACGGTGATTATGGGTACAAAAGGAGTGACCGGACTTGAATCTGTATTGATTGGAAGCAATACATATGATGTCATTAAAGAGTCAAAGATCCCTGTTCTAGCCATCCCAAAAAACGCGATAAAATTCAAAAATGACAACATCGCACTATTGACAAATTTCAAACCCGGTGAACTTGAAGTGCTTAAACAAGCAATACCATTGTATGGGAAAAATTTCCATTTACAGCTCATACATATCAATAAAAACGAACTAGAAATCAATATATTAGGAGAAAAACTTGAAAACTGGATTGAACAGATTATTGCTGAAACTGGTATCGAGGATATTTCCTATATCATCAAGTCGCCAAGTTATTTTGCAGGTTCTCGAGAGAATATTGCTAACGGTATCCATACCATTATCCGGGATGAAGATATCGATGTTATTTTGATCACAAAAAGCAGAAAGACTTTTTTCCAAAACATTTTTACAGAAAATATTGTTAAGCATCTGGCTTTTGAAATTGAGGTGCCAAACTTTTTTGGGCGAGTAGAGTAA
- a CDS encoding OmpA family protein, translating into MKISLKKSGLLVAAGILSTASFAQSTKEASIEGTTPFGSATQYRTWSIGVGAGVTSLQNIAKFNNGGYDKLDWNLGYSAYIKKQISPSFGLKATYFGGKTAGYDNSDKQTGFETKTPWSVALSGEFLAANTNWRFFNSFIKPYASIGVGVMNAETAAIAGGNKGEYGDSYSKIFVPADFGLKFAVAKGINFELGYQLNWANQRFDNRYNTTPPQQYKNDLFTYAHAGLEFALGSSSKPALNNSNPVATLVNDYTVKYDDLKAQNDALNAKNQALQGQLDGLNNDLKDDDGDGVANKYDKCPGTPSGVQVDGSGCPIVVKNETKVVEKVVVTDADRKVVAEAIKNLEFDLGKATIRSTSYATLNKVAALLIEKNFSLKLAGHTDNTGSRELNMRLSKERAESVKAYLVSQGANASRIEATGYGPDQPIASNKNAAGRQQNRRVEFTLY; encoded by the coding sequence ATGAAAATTAGCCTTAAAAAATCAGGATTACTTGTTGCGGCAGGAATTTTATCCACCGCATCCTTTGCGCAAAGCACAAAAGAAGCATCTATTGAAGGCACAACACCGTTTGGTTCAGCAACACAATATAGAACCTGGTCTATCGGTGTAGGAGCCGGCGTAACAAGCTTGCAAAATATCGCCAAATTTAACAACGGTGGTTATGATAAACTGGATTGGAATCTAGGGTATAGTGCTTATATCAAGAAACAGATCTCACCATCGTTCGGATTAAAAGCAACTTATTTTGGCGGAAAGACAGCTGGTTATGATAACAGTGACAAGCAAACGGGATTCGAAACCAAAACTCCTTGGTCAGTTGCCTTATCTGGTGAGTTTTTAGCAGCCAACACGAATTGGAGATTTTTCAATAGTTTTATTAAACCTTATGCATCGATTGGTGTTGGGGTAATGAACGCTGAAACTGCTGCAATCGCTGGTGGTAACAAAGGTGAATATGGAGATTCCTATTCCAAAATCTTTGTACCGGCAGATTTTGGTTTAAAATTCGCTGTTGCCAAAGGCATCAACTTTGAATTGGGGTACCAATTGAATTGGGCGAACCAACGATTTGACAATCGTTACAATACAACTCCGCCACAACAATACAAAAATGACTTATTTACTTACGCACATGCCGGCTTAGAATTCGCATTGGGCAGCAGCAGCAAGCCTGCATTGAATAATTCGAATCCTGTCGCAACCCTTGTGAATGACTATACCGTAAAATACGATGATCTGAAAGCTCAAAATGATGCATTGAATGCTAAAAACCAAGCTTTGCAAGGTCAATTAGATGGTCTAAACAATGATCTAAAAGATGACGACGGTGATGGTGTTGCCAACAAATATGATAAATGTCCGGGTACACCTTCAGGTGTTCAGGTGGACGGATCAGGTTGTCCAATTGTTGTGAAAAACGAAACCAAAGTTGTTGAAAAAGTTGTGGTTACTGACGCAGATCGAAAAGTTGTTGCTGAAGCGATCAAAAACTTAGAATTCGATTTAGGTAAAGCAACGATTCGCTCCACTTCGTATGCAACATTGAATAAAGTTGCTGCATTATTGATCGAGAAGAATTTTAGTTTAAAACTCGCAGGTCACACCGACAATACAGGTTCACGCGAATTAAATATGCGTTTATCTAAAGAGCGTGCAGAGTCTGTAAAAGCATATTTAGTATCTCAGGGTGCTAATGCGTCGCGTATTGAAGCAACTGGATATGGTCCAGACCAACCAATTGCATCCAATAAAAATGCAGCGGGCCGCCAACAGAATCGCCGTGTTGAATTTACACTTTACTAA